The following coding sequences lie in one Bifidobacterium sp. ESL0690 genomic window:
- a CDS encoding nitroreductase family protein, with protein sequence MELSEAIRVRHAVRHYTDKPIPQDIVDELQKTIDRCNREGNLRMQLKLNDPAAFEGFLTDYGIYKGARNLVAIVSDKTPDWEERCGYYGAHVLLRATQLGLDTGWVRQFGRHLSKHVALESGERPRFAIVMGYGTNHGHQHRSKRYDQVARVPKGMGTPKWFCNGVEAALLAPTSLNQQKFVFTLQPDGHTVEAKAGLGLCTHTDLGIAKYHFEIGAGPDADFVWSRVEH encoded by the coding sequence ATGGAACTGAGTGAAGCGATTCGGGTACGGCATGCAGTTCGGCATTATACGGACAAGCCGATTCCACAGGATATAGTCGACGAGTTGCAGAAGACCATTGACCGGTGCAATCGCGAAGGCAACTTACGCATGCAGCTGAAGCTCAATGACCCCGCGGCGTTCGAAGGTTTCCTTACCGATTACGGCATTTACAAAGGTGCCCGCAACCTCGTTGCCATCGTCTCGGACAAAACGCCTGACTGGGAGGAACGCTGCGGCTACTACGGTGCGCATGTGCTGTTGCGGGCCACTCAGCTCGGTCTCGATACAGGCTGGGTGCGCCAGTTCGGGCGCCATCTTTCCAAACATGTCGCGCTGGAAAGCGGCGAACGGCCGAGGTTCGCCATCGTCATGGGTTATGGAACCAATCACGGCCACCAGCATCGTTCCAAGCGCTATGACCAGGTCGCTCGTGTTCCGAAAGGCATGGGAACACCGAAATGGTTCTGCAACGGGGTAGAAGCGGCATTGCTTGCACCCACGTCCCTGAACCAGCAAAAATTCGTTTTCACCCTTCAACCCGATGGCCATACTGTAGAAGCGAAGGCCGGCCTAGGCCTCTGCACCCACACTGACTTAGGCATCGCAAAATACCATTTCGAAATCGGTGCCGGCCCTGATGCTGATTTTGTGTGGTCAAGAGTCGAACATTAA
- the lepA gene encoding translation elongation factor 4, with protein sequence MTEAKNKPGFTDQSLIRNFCIIAHIDHGKSTVADRILQLSGIVPQREMHDRFLDRMDIEQERGITIKSQAVRVPWTFDGQEYTLGMIDTPGHVDFTYEVSRALAACEGAVLLVDATQGIEAQTLSNLYMAIEDDLTIIPVLNKIDLPSAEPDKHAEEIANLLGCKPSDVLRVSGKTGEGIKDLLDQIVLEIPAPHGDPKAPARALIFDSVYDTYRGIVTYIRMVDGELKSREKVHMMGIGMTHEPIEIGVISPDMTPTKALGAGEVGYIITGAKDVSQSKVGDTVTSAVRSASEPLPGYRDPHPMVYAGIFPIDNAQFPELRDALDKLKLNDAALTYEPETSVALGFGFRCGFLGLLHMEIVVERLSREFGLDLISTAPNVTYKVTTEDGTMHEVKNPSEFPDGKIKQIVEPMVAADIITPKEFIGSVMDLCQDHRGEMGTMEYLSPERVEMHYRIPLAEIVFDFFDQLKSRTKGYASLDYHEDGEQSADLVKVDILIQGEKVDAFSAIVHRDKSYSYGVMMTKKLQKLIPRQQFEIPIQAAIGSRVIARETIRALRKDVLAKCYGGDITRKRKLLEKQKAGKKRMKMLGHVEVPQEAFVAALSTGEAGPNASMDIDTKNKIRAAEKAVK encoded by the coding sequence GTGACTGAGGCGAAGAACAAACCGGGATTCACCGATCAATCGCTGATTCGTAATTTCTGCATCATCGCGCATATCGACCATGGCAAGTCCACGGTGGCCGACCGCATTCTTCAGCTTTCCGGCATCGTGCCGCAGCGCGAGATGCACGACCGCTTCCTCGACCGCATGGATATCGAGCAGGAGCGTGGCATCACCATCAAATCGCAGGCCGTGCGCGTGCCGTGGACCTTCGACGGGCAGGAATACACGCTCGGTATGATCGACACTCCTGGACACGTCGATTTCACCTACGAGGTCTCGCGTGCCTTGGCCGCGTGCGAAGGCGCGGTGCTGCTGGTCGACGCCACGCAGGGTATCGAGGCGCAGACGCTTTCCAACCTTTATATGGCCATCGAGGATGATCTGACCATCATTCCGGTCTTGAACAAGATTGACCTGCCCAGTGCGGAACCGGACAAACATGCCGAAGAGATCGCGAACCTGCTGGGTTGCAAGCCTTCGGACGTGCTGCGCGTTTCTGGTAAAACCGGCGAAGGCATCAAGGATTTGCTCGACCAGATTGTGCTGGAAATCCCCGCACCGCACGGCGACCCGAAGGCCCCTGCCCGTGCGCTGATTTTCGATTCTGTTTACGACACCTATCGCGGCATCGTCACCTATATCCGTATGGTCGACGGCGAACTGAAGAGCCGCGAGAAAGTGCACATGATGGGTATCGGCATGACGCACGAGCCCATCGAAATCGGCGTGATCAGCCCGGATATGACCCCGACCAAGGCGCTTGGCGCAGGCGAGGTCGGCTACATCATCACCGGTGCGAAGGATGTCAGCCAGTCCAAGGTCGGCGACACCGTCACCTCGGCCGTGCGCTCCGCTTCTGAGCCGTTGCCAGGCTATCGTGACCCGCATCCGATGGTTTACGCCGGTATTTTCCCGATTGACAACGCCCAGTTCCCGGAACTGCGCGACGCGCTCGACAAGCTAAAGCTCAATGATGCTGCACTGACTTACGAACCAGAAACATCGGTAGCGTTGGGCTTCGGCTTCCGCTGTGGCTTCCTCGGGCTTTTGCACATGGAGATTGTGGTCGAGCGACTGAGCCGCGAGTTCGGGCTGGATTTGATTTCCACCGCGCCCAACGTGACTTACAAGGTCACCACCGAAGACGGCACGATGCACGAGGTCAAGAACCCGAGCGAATTCCCCGACGGCAAGATCAAGCAGATCGTCGAGCCGATGGTTGCGGCCGACATCATCACGCCCAAGGAATTCATCGGATCGGTGATGGACTTGTGCCAGGATCATCGCGGCGAAATGGGAACGATGGAGTATCTGAGTCCCGAGCGCGTCGAGATGCACTATCGCATTCCGCTGGCCGAAATCGTCTTCGACTTCTTTGACCAGCTCAAGAGCCGCACCAAAGGTTATGCTTCGCTTGACTACCATGAGGACGGCGAACAAAGCGCTGATCTGGTCAAGGTCGATATCCTGATCCAGGGGGAGAAGGTTGATGCCTTCAGCGCCATCGTCCACCGTGACAAGTCGTATAGCTACGGTGTGATGATGACCAAGAAGCTGCAGAAGCTTATTCCCCGTCAGCAGTTCGAAATCCCGATTCAGGCGGCCATCGGCTCCCGCGTCATCGCCCGTGAGACCATCCGCGCCTTGCGCAAGGACGTGCTTGCCAAGTGCTACGGCGGCGACATCACCCGTAAGCGCAAGCTGCTCGAAAAGCAGAAGGCTGGCAAGAAGCGCATGAAGATGCTCGGCCATGTCGAGGTTCCGCAGGAGGCGTTCGTCGCTGCGCTGTCTACTGGCGAGGCCGGCCCCAACGCTTCGATGGACATCGACACCAAAAATAAGATCCGTGCTGCCGAAAAGGCCGTGAAGTAA
- a CDS encoding type II toxin-antitoxin system YafQ family toxin yields MALQQIERTATFLRQAKQLRRKHYDFDKLEKVIRLLMAQDHEVLRRRYRDHALKGNLRNFRELHIEADWLLIYQIKGDVLTLVLVETGSHQQLLGK; encoded by the coding sequence GTGGCACTGCAACAGATTGAACGCACTGCGACGTTTCTCCGACAAGCGAAGCAATTACGCCGTAAACACTACGATTTCGATAAGCTCGAGAAGGTCATTCGCCTCCTGATGGCGCAGGACCATGAGGTGTTGCGCCGCCGGTACCGTGACCACGCGTTGAAAGGGAACCTGCGTAATTTTCGTGAGTTACACATCGAAGCGGATTGGCTGCTGATTTATCAGATCAAGGGTGACGTGTTGACGTTGGTGTTGGTGGAAACGGGTAGTCACCAGCAATTGCTCGGCAAATAA
- a CDS encoding type II toxin-antitoxin system RelB/DinJ family antitoxin yields MNSATIAIRTDPQIKKQAQEVFKGLGLDMSSAINMFLQQTINDRGLPFRPTLSKFEKGVLDAAEGPTRSFDNIDDLMKELRGTATD; encoded by the coding sequence ATGAATAGCGCGACGATAGCGATTCGGACGGATCCACAGATCAAGAAGCAGGCCCAAGAGGTTTTCAAGGGGCTTGGATTGGATATGAGCAGTGCCATCAATATGTTCTTGCAGCAGACCATCAATGACCGTGGTCTGCCTTTCCGTCCAACACTTTCCAAGTTCGAGAAAGGGGTGTTGGACGCCGCCGAAGGCCCGACCCGCTCGTTCGACAATATCGACGATTTGATGAAGGAACTTCGTGGCACTGCAACAGATTGA
- a CDS encoding AAA family ATPase yields MALFRKVYQDLLNWKNNKTTQACLVTGARQVGKTFIINEFGRNEYEHYIHLDLIEQPEMLSTFNTANGAEELFLAISAFAGAEMVPGNTLIFIDEVQECSKIVTAIKYLTQRKGYDFILSGSLLGVELNDVRSFPVGYLHAIDMHPLDFEEFCRANGVGKEAWNEARNAFRSHRPVSSAVHERLMTLFHRYLIIGGMPQAVDEFVRTQNLGQVDIVQNDILHFYRADITKYADDRKLAIREVFDRMPSQLNSQSKRFNFSALASKGRYERYRDDFLWLVDAGVALPVRNVKEPRTPLKLAENRQYFKLFFNDVGLLTAACGMQVTRSIISDKLGVNYGSIYENVVAEELHAHGHELYYYRNKKFGELDFVIDTPISGAIPIEVKSGKDYKRHSALSNVMKTPNWDIDHAIVLCEDNLSAEDNIIYCPVYMVTFL; encoded by the coding sequence ATGGCACTGTTTCGTAAGGTCTATCAAGACTTGCTGAATTGGAAAAACAACAAGACCACGCAAGCCTGCCTGGTGACCGGAGCTAGACAGGTAGGCAAGACTTTCATCATCAACGAATTCGGCCGCAACGAATATGAACATTATATTCATCTCGATCTCATTGAACAGCCCGAAATGCTGTCCACATTCAACACTGCGAACGGCGCTGAAGAATTATTCTTAGCTATTTCAGCTTTTGCCGGAGCAGAGATGGTGCCCGGAAACACGCTGATTTTCATCGACGAAGTTCAGGAGTGCAGCAAGATAGTCACCGCAATTAAGTATCTGACCCAGCGAAAAGGTTATGACTTTATTCTTTCCGGTTCCTTGCTTGGAGTCGAGCTTAATGACGTCCGCTCTTTTCCGGTCGGCTATCTCCATGCAATCGATATGCATCCACTTGATTTCGAAGAATTCTGTCGGGCCAATGGCGTTGGGAAAGAGGCGTGGAACGAAGCTCGAAATGCTTTTCGTTCACACCGGCCAGTCAGTTCAGCCGTTCATGAACGATTAATGACTCTCTTTCATCGATATCTCATCATCGGCGGTATGCCCCAAGCGGTTGATGAATTCGTCCGCACGCAGAATCTCGGCCAAGTCGATATCGTACAAAACGATATTCTGCACTTCTACCGAGCGGATATTACAAAGTATGCCGATGACAGGAAACTTGCCATCCGGGAAGTTTTCGATCGGATGCCCTCACAACTGAATTCACAATCAAAACGCTTCAACTTCAGTGCATTGGCTTCGAAAGGACGTTACGAGCGTTACCGCGACGATTTTCTGTGGCTGGTCGACGCCGGTGTTGCCTTGCCGGTGCGCAATGTAAAGGAACCACGAACACCTCTTAAACTGGCAGAAAACCGGCAATATTTTAAGCTTTTCTTCAATGATGTCGGCTTACTCACCGCCGCATGCGGAATGCAGGTCACCCGTAGTATCATCAGCGACAAACTTGGTGTCAATTACGGCTCTATATACGAAAACGTCGTTGCCGAGGAACTGCACGCACACGGCCATGAGCTTTATTATTATCGCAACAAAAAGTTCGGAGAACTCGATTTCGTCATCGACACACCGATATCGGGGGCAATACCGATCGAGGTCAAATCCGGCAAGGATTACAAGCGGCACAGTGCTCTAAGCAACGTGATGAAAACTCCAAACTGGGACATCGACCATGCCATCGTCTTGTGCGAGGACAACCTTTCGGCAGAAGACAACATCATCTATTGCCCTGTCTACATGGTCACTTTTCTATAG